One genomic region from Drosophila busckii strain San Diego stock center, stock number 13000-0081.31 chromosome 3R, ASM1175060v1, whole genome shotgun sequence encodes:
- the LOC108603020 gene encoding bifunctional glutamate/proline--tRNA ligase — MSIKLKANVNNPPISGLATAHLINSTVPVEIIWGKETSLQFPDNRVLVCHSNNDVLRALARAAPELKLYGETAIERTQIDHWLSFSLTCEDDISWAMSFLDKSIAPVTYLVANKLTIADFALFNEMHSRYEFLATKGIPQHVQRWYDLINAQPLIQKVLQSLPAEARVKRSVAESAPAKSGERKQEGKFVELPGAEMGKVVVRFPPEASGYLHIGHAKAALLNQYYALAFQGTLIMRFDDTNPAKETVEFENVILGDLEMLQIKPDIFTHTSNYFDLMLDYCVQMLKEGKAYVDDTPPEQMKLEREQRVESANRSNSADKNLALWQQMVQGTEAGQKCCVRAKIDMSSPNGCMRDPTIYRCKNEPHPRTGTKYKVYPTYDFACPIVDAIENVTHTLRTMEYHDRDDQFYWFIDALKLRKPYIWEYSRLNMTNTVLSKRKLTWFVDSGLVDGWDDPRFPTVRGIIRRGMTVEGLKEFIIAQGSSKSVVFMNWDKIWAFNKKVIDPIAPRYTALEHDKRIIVNVAGAKLEKIQVPVHPKDEKLGTKTVTIGPRIYIDYADAEALKEGENATFINWGNLLIKKVVKNASGVITSVDAALNLDNKDFKKTLKLTWLAVEDDASAYPPTYCVYFDNIISKAVLGKDEDFKQYIGHKTRDEVQMLGDPELKKCKKGDIIQLQRRGFFKVDNAYAPPSPYSNVASPIILFSIPDGHTKDMPSSGLKMNAGAAGAPATANNKTDSKAADLDKLIVQQGDLVRELKGKKAAKEQIDVAVKKLLSLKADYKAASGSDWKPNQAPAAAPATPTAAGSSNAATVNADIVKQGDLVRDLKAKKAAKPEIDAAVKRLLELKAQYKTVTGQDWKPGTVAAAAVPAPQAATKSSTASTAVADKLAEIAAQGDKVRELKTAKADKATVEAAVKQLLSLKADYKQLTGQDWKPGTVAPVVVKQEKSPEPAAASAVATLLGKITQQGDKIRQLKTAKSEKSLVEAEVKLLLALKTDYKSLTGQEWKPGTVAPAASAPVATIDLTASDTSAVGDILNKIQAQGDKIRLLKSAKAAKASIDPEVQTLLALKAEYKQASGKDWTPDAKVEVKTEMSSPSKEQLTQEVNAQGEKVRAAKTSGAAKDIVDEEVRKLLALKAKYKDVTGTDFPVAGRSGGGGAVKKPAKEAQPKPAKPVKKEVDANSAVKKQTRLGLEATKEENLPDWYSQVITKGELIEYYDVSGCYILRPWSFAVWKSIKNWFDAKITDMGVRECYFPIFVSKAALEREKTHIADFAPEVAWVTKSGESDLAEPIAVRPTSETVMYPAYAKWIQSYRDLPIRLNQWNNVVRWEFKHPQPFLRTREFLWQEGHTAFASKAEADKEVLEILDLYARIYTDLLAIPVVKGRKTEKEKFAGGDYTTTVEAFISASGRAIQGATSHHLGQNFSKMFEIVYEDPETQQKQYVYQNSWGITTRTIGVMIMVHADNQGLVLPPHVACNQAIIVPCGITVNTKDDERVKLLDACKQLERRLSGAGVRCEGDYRDNYSPGWKFNHWELKGVPIRIELGPKDLQAQQIVAVRRDTGEKSTIALADVEKKIPALLETIHESMLAKAQQDLSSHTKLAKTWTDFCSLLEQKNMLLSPFCGDEACEDKIKADSSRGEEAEPGAPAMGAKSLCIPFEQPAPIASNDKCINPACTNKPKFYTLFGRSY; from the exons ATGTCGATAAAGCTAAAAGCCAACGTCAATAACCCGCCCATAA GTGGCTTGGCAACAGCGCATCTGATTAACTCAACCGTGCCGGTTGAAATCATCTGGGGCAAGGAGACCTCGCTGCAGTTCCCAGACAACCGAGTGCTTGTCTGCCACTCTAACAACGATGTATTGCGCGCGCTGGCACGTGCTGCACCTGAGCTCAAGCTGTATGGTGAAACTGCCATTGAGCGTACACAGATTGATCATTGGTTATCGTTCTCGCTAACTTGTGAGGATGACATCTCCTGGGCCATGTCCTTCCTAGACAAGTCCATTGCACCAGTGACCTATTTGGTAGCCAACAAGCTGACCATTGCTGACTTTGCTCTGTTCAACGAAATGCACTCGCGGTATGAGTTCCTAGCAACTAAAGGAATTCCTCAACATGTGCAGCGCTGGTACGATCTGATAAATGCCCAGCCGCTGATACAAAAGGTGCTGCAGTCACTGCCGGCAGAGGCGCGCGTCAAACGTAGCGTCGCCGAGTCCGCACCAGCCAAGAGCGGCGAGCGCAAGCAGGAGGGCAAGTTCGTGGAGCTGCCAGGTGCTGAAATGGGCAAAGTGGTTGTGCGCTTTCCACCAGAAGCTTCTGGCTATCTCCATATTGGACACGccaaggcagcgctgctgaacCAATACTATGCGCTGGCCTTCCAAGGCACGCTCATCATGCGATTCGACGACACCAATCCTGCGAAAGAAACTGTAGAATTTGAGAATGTTATTCTGGGCGACTTGGAGATGCTGCAAATCAAGCCAGATATATTTACACATACCTCCAACTATTTCGATCTCATGCTGGACTACTGTGTGCAAATGCTGAAAGAGGGCAAAGCCTACGTGGACGATACGCCACCAGAGCAGATGAAACTGGAACGCGAACAGCGCGTCGAATCTGCCAATCGCTCTAACT CTGCGGATAAAAATCTGGCATTGTGGCAGCAGATGGTGCAGGGCACAGAAGCTGGCCAAAAGTGTTGTGTGCGCGCCAAAATCGACATGTCGTCACCCAATGGCTGCATGCGTGATCCGACCATCTACCGCTGCAAGAACGAACCACATCCACGCACAGGCACCAAATACAA GGTGTATCCTACCTATGACTTTGCCTGCCCAATTGTCGATGCCATTGAGAATGTTACGCACACACTGCGCACAATGGAATATCACGATCGTGACGATCAGTTCTACTGGTTTATAGATGCATTGAAGCTCCGCAAGCCTTACATCTGGGAATACAGTCGCCTCAACATGACCAATACGGTACTGTCCAAGCGAAAGCTTACCTGGTTTGTTGACTCTGGCCTGGTGGACGGCTGGGATGATCCACGCTTTCCAACAGTGCGTGGCATTATTCGACGTGGTATGACTGTCGAGGGATTGAAAGAGTTCATCATTGCTCAGGGCAGCAGCAAGTCTGTGGTGTTCATGAATTGGGATAAGATCTGGGCCTTTAATAAGAAGGTGATTGACCCAATTGCACCAAGATATACGGCATTGGAGCACGACAAGCGCATTATTGTCAACGTGGCCGGCGCCAAGCTTGAAAAGATACAAGTGCCTGTGCATCCCAAGGACGAGAAGCTGGGCACCAAGACCGTTACCATAGGTCCTCGCATTTATATTGACTATGCTGACGCTGAGGCTCTAAAGGAAGGCGAGAATGCCACATTCATCAACTGGGGCAATCTGCTTATAAAGAAGGTGGTCAAGAATGCCAGCGGAGTAATTACATCTGTGGATGCTGCGCTTAATTTAGACAATAAGGACTTTAAGAAGACGCTCAAGCTGACCTGGTTGGCTGTGGAGGATGATGCCAGTGCTTATCCGCCCACCTATTGCGTCTACTTTGACAACATCATTAGCAAAGCTGTGCTCGGCAAGGACGAAGACTTCAAGCAGTACATTGGTCACAAGACACGCGATGAAGTACAAATGCTGGGCGATCCTGAACTCAAGAAATGTAAAAAGGGCGACATCATACAGCTGCAGCGTCGTGGTTTCTTCAAAGTGGACAACGCTTATGCGCCGCCCAGTCCCTACTCGAATGTCGCCTCGCCAATCATTCTGTTCTCCATACCTGATGGTCATACCAAGGATATGCCGTCATCGGGCCTAAAGATGAATGCAGGTGCAGCCGGAGCACCAGCg acTGCCAATAATAAAACTGACTCAAAGGCTGCAGATTTGGATAAACTGATAGTACAACAGGGCGATCTAGTGCGTGAGCTTAAAGGCAAAAAGGCAGCCAAAGAGCAAATTGACGTTGCAGTAAAGAAGCTGCTCAGTCTTAAGGCAGACTATAAGGCAGCAAGTGGAAGTGACTGGAAACCAAATcaagcaccagcagctgcaccGGCTACTCCTACAGCAGCAGGTTCTTCAAACGCTGCCACTGTAAACGCGGACATAGTCAAGCAAGGCGACTTGGTGCGTGATCTGAAGGCCAAGAAGGCAGCCAAGCCAGAAATTGACGCTGCCGTCAAGCGTTTGCTGGAACTGAAGGCTCAGTATAAAACAGTCACTGGACAGGACTGGAAGCCAGGtactgttgcagcagctgcagtacCAGCTCcacaagcagcaaccaaaagCTCCACAGCGTCTACAGCCGTTGCTGATAAGCTGGCAGAGATTGCCGCTCAGGGCGATAAGGTGCGTGAACTAAAGACAGCCAAGGCAGATAAAGCAACTGTTGAAGCTGCTGTTAAGCAACTGCTTAGCTTGAAAGCTGATTACAAGCAGCTGACTGGACAGGACTGGAAACCAGGCACTGTTGCGCCAGTTGTGGTTAAGCAAGAGAAGTCACCGGAACCCGCTGCCGCCAGCGCTGTAGCCACATTGTTGGGCAAGATTACACAGCAGGGCGATAAGATACGCCAGCTTAAAACTGCCAAGTCGGAAAAGTCACTGGTAGAGGCCGAGGTAAAGCTACTCTTGGCGCTTAAGACGGACTACAAGAGTCTCACGGGTCAGGAGTGGAAACCAGGCACCGTTGCTCCCGCTGCGTCTGCACCTGTAGCTACCATAGATCTGACTGCTAGCGATACTAGTGCTGTTGGTGATATTTTGAACAAAATTCAAGCTCAAGGCGATAAGATACGCCTACTGAAGTCTGCAAAGGCAGCCAAGGCAAGCATTGACCCTGAAGTGCAAACGTTGTTGGCGTTAAAGGCCGAGTACAAGCAGGCAAGTGGCAAGGATTGGACACCAGACGCTAAAGTGGAAGTGAAAACAGAGATGTCGTCGCCAAGCAAGGAACAACTCACCCAGGAGGTCAACGCGCAGGGTGAAAAGGTGCGTGCGGCCAAGACAAGTGGTGCAGCCAAAGATATAGTTGATGAGGAAGTGCGCAAGCTGTTAGCGCTCAAGGCCAAGTACAAGGATGTGACTGGCACAGATTTTCCTGTAGCTGGACGtagcggcggcggtggtgctGTCAAGAAACCTGCCAAGGAGGCACAACCAAAGCCTGCTAAGCCCGTCAAGAAGGAGGTTGATGCAAACTCGGCTGTTAAAAAGCAAACCCGTTTGGGTCTGGAGGCCACCAAGGAAGAAAATCTTCCCGACTGGTACTCGCAAGTTATAACTAAGGGCGAGCTTATCGAATACTATGATGTCTCTGGCTGCTATATTCTACGTCCTTGGTCCTTTGCCGTATGGAAGAGCATCAAGAACTGGTTCGATGCGAAAATTACGGACATGGGCGTACGTGAGTGCTACTTCCCCATCTTTGTCTCAAAGGCCGCCTTGGAGCGTGAGAAGACGCATATTGCGGACTTTGCGCCAGAGGTGGCGTGGGTAACCAAGTCCGGTGAATCGGATCTGGCTGAGCCCATTGCTGTGCGTCCTACCTCTGAAACGGTTATGTATCCTGCCTACGCCAAGTGGATACAGTCCTACAGAGACTTACCCATACGCCTCAATCAGTGGAACAATGTTGTC CGTTGGGAATTCAAGCATCCGCAACCGTTCCTGCGCACGCGCGAGTTCCTCTGGCAGGAGGGCCATACAGCGTTTGCCAGCAAGGCTGAGGCCGACAAAGAGGTGCTGGAAATTCTCGATTTGTATGCGCGCATCTACACGGATCTGCTGGCCATACCCGTGGTGAAGGGCCGCAAGACCGAGAAGGAAAAGTTTGCCGGTGGCGACTACACCACCACCGTGGAGGCTTTCATCTCTGCCTCGGGTCGCGCTATACAGGGAGCCACCAGTCATCACTTGGGCCAAAACTTTAGCAAAATGTTTGAGATTGTCTACGAAGACCCAGAGACGCAGCAAAAGCAGTATGTCTATCAGAACTCCTGGGGCATTACCACGCGCACCATCGGCGTCATGATTATGGTGCATGCTGACAATCAAGGCTTAGTACTGCCACCGCATGTGGCCTGCAATCAGGCTATTATTGTGCCCTGCGGCATCACTGTGAACACCAAGGATGATGAGCGTGTCAAGCTGCTCGATGCCTGCAAGCAGCTAGAGCGACGCTTATCTGGCGCGGGCGTCCGTTGCGAAGGCGACTACCGCGACAACTACTCGCCTGGCTGGAAGTTCAATCACTGGGAGCTCAAGGGTGTGCCCATACGCATTGAGCTGGGTCCCAAGGATCTGCAGGCGCAACAGATTGTTGCTGTGCGACGTGACACTGGCGAGAAGTCAACAATTGCACTTGCCGATGTGGAGAAGAAAATCCCAGCGCTGCTCGAGACCATACACGAAAGCATGCTGGCCAAGGCGCAACAGGATCTCAGCTCACACACCAAACTGGCCAAGACATGGACCGACTTCTGCAGCCTGCTCGAGCAGAAGAACATGCTGCTCTCGCCGTTCTGCGGCGACGAGGCTTGCGAGGATAAGATCAAGGCAGATAGCTCTCGCGGCGAAGAAGCCGAGCCAGGTGCACCAGCCATGGGCGCCAAGTCGCTGTGCATACCCTTCGAGCAACCAGCGCCGATTGCCAGCAACGACAAGTGCATCAATCCTGCCTGCACCAACAAGCCCAAGTTTTACACGCTGTTTGGACGCAGTTACTAA
- the LOC108603021 gene encoding AP-1 complex subunit sigma-2 isoform X4, producing the protein MMLFMLLFSRQGKLRLQKWYMAYPDKTKKKITRELVTTILARKPKMCSFLEWKDCKIVYKRYASLYFCCAIEQNDNELLTLEIIHRYVELLDKYFGSVCELDIIFNFEKAYFILDELLIGGEIQETSKKNVLKAIASQDLLQES; encoded by the exons ATG ATGTTATTCATGCTGCTGTTCAGCCGACAGGGCAAGCTGCGCCTCCAAAAATGGTATATGGCCTATCCAGACAAGACCAAAAAGAAGATTACACGCGAACTAGTAACAACAATACTGGCACGCAAACCCAAGATGTGTTCGTTTCTCGAATGGAAGGACTGCAAAATTGTCTACAAGcg ATATGCCAGTTTGTATTTCTGCTGCGCCATTGAACAGAATGACAACGAGCTGCTGACCCTCGAAATCATACATCGCTATGTAGAACTATTGGATAAGTATTTTGGCAGC GTCTGCGAATTGgatataatattcaattttgaaAAAGCCTATTTCATATTGGACGAGCTGCTAATTGGTGGCGAGATTCAAGAGACATCTAAGAAAAATGTGCTTAAAGCAATTGCCTCTCAGGATCTGCTACAAGAG TCGTAA
- the LOC108603021 gene encoding AP-1 complex subunit sigma-2 isoform X3, whose protein sequence is MMLFMLLFSRQGKLRLQKWYMAYPDKTKKKITRELVTTILARKPKMCSFLEWKDCKIVYKRYASLYFCCAIEQNDNELLTLEIIHRYVELLDKYFGSVCELDIIFNFEKAYFILDELLIGGEIQETSKKNVLKAIASQDLLQEDFNEYLN, encoded by the exons ATG ATGTTATTCATGCTGCTGTTCAGCCGACAGGGCAAGCTGCGCCTCCAAAAATGGTATATGGCCTATCCAGACAAGACCAAAAAGAAGATTACACGCGAACTAGTAACAACAATACTGGCACGCAAACCCAAGATGTGTTCGTTTCTCGAATGGAAGGACTGCAAAATTGTCTACAAGcg ATATGCCAGTTTGTATTTCTGCTGCGCCATTGAACAGAATGACAACGAGCTGCTGACCCTCGAAATCATACATCGCTATGTAGAACTATTGGATAAGTATTTTGGCAGC GTCTGCGAATTGgatataatattcaattttgaaAAAGCCTATTTCATATTGGACGAGCTGCTAATTGGTGGCGAGATTCAAGAGACATCTAAGAAAAATGTGCTTAAAGCAATTGCCTCTCAGGATCTGCTACAAGAG GACTTCAATGAGTATCTGAACTAA
- the LOC108603021 gene encoding AP-1 complex subunit sigma-2 isoform X2, with translation MMLFMLLFSRQGKLRLQKWYMAYPDKTKKKITRELVTTILARKPKMCSFLEWKDCKIVYKRYASLYFCCAIEQNDNELLTLEIIHRYVELLDKYFGSVCELDIIFNFEKAYFILDELLIGGEIQETSKKNVLKAIASQDLLQEDEAVEGTLRDIGLL, from the exons ATG ATGTTATTCATGCTGCTGTTCAGCCGACAGGGCAAGCTGCGCCTCCAAAAATGGTATATGGCCTATCCAGACAAGACCAAAAAGAAGATTACACGCGAACTAGTAACAACAATACTGGCACGCAAACCCAAGATGTGTTCGTTTCTCGAATGGAAGGACTGCAAAATTGTCTACAAGcg ATATGCCAGTTTGTATTTCTGCTGCGCCATTGAACAGAATGACAACGAGCTGCTGACCCTCGAAATCATACATCGCTATGTAGAACTATTGGATAAGTATTTTGGCAGC GTCTGCGAATTGgatataatattcaattttgaaAAAGCCTATTTCATATTGGACGAGCTGCTAATTGGTGGCGAGATTCAAGAGACATCTAAGAAAAATGTGCTTAAAGCAATTGCCTCTCAGGATCTGCTACAAGAG GACGAAGCTGTTGAGGGCACTTTAAGAGACATTGGACTACtctaa
- the LOC108603021 gene encoding AP-1 complex subunit sigma-2 isoform X1 produces MMLFMLLFSRQGKLRLQKWYMAYPDKTKKKITRELVTTILARKPKMCSFLEWKDCKIVYKRYASLYFCCAIEQNDNELLTLEIIHRYVELLDKYFGSVCELDIIFNFEKAYFILDELLIGGEIQETSKKNVLKAIASQDLLQEDETPQSFFDDHGLG; encoded by the exons ATG ATGTTATTCATGCTGCTGTTCAGCCGACAGGGCAAGCTGCGCCTCCAAAAATGGTATATGGCCTATCCAGACAAGACCAAAAAGAAGATTACACGCGAACTAGTAACAACAATACTGGCACGCAAACCCAAGATGTGTTCGTTTCTCGAATGGAAGGACTGCAAAATTGTCTACAAGcg ATATGCCAGTTTGTATTTCTGCTGCGCCATTGAACAGAATGACAACGAGCTGCTGACCCTCGAAATCATACATCGCTATGTAGAACTATTGGATAAGTATTTTGGCAGC GTCTGCGAATTGgatataatattcaattttgaaAAAGCCTATTTCATATTGGACGAGCTGCTAATTGGTGGCGAGATTCAAGAGACATCTAAGAAAAATGTGCTTAAAGCAATTGCCTCTCAGGATCTGCTACAAGAG GACGAAACACCGCAAAGTTTCTTTGATGATCATGGCCTTGGCTAA